The DNA window GTTGATTATCTGAATTTTGAACTTACTGAAAATTATGATATTATAATTTCAAATCCACCTTATATTGGAATGGAAGAGGAAATTGAAATTGTAGATTCTGTGAAAGAGTTTGAGCCTAAAATGGCGCTCTTCTCTCCTACTTCCGATGCTTTGATCTTCTATCGGAAGATCGCAGAAGACTCAAAAAAACACTTGAATGAAAATGGAATGTTATTTTTAGAAATCAATCAAAAGCTTGGTCCTGAGACATTGGAACTTTATTCTTTTTTTTCAGAAGCTCAACTGGTTAAGGATCTATCTGAGAATGACCGGTTTATTATTGGAAGAAAATAATACAATCAGAATTTTTTAGTTCCGTATCTTTAATTAAAATTCCGAACGTTATGCCACACTTTATTATAGATTGTTCAGAAGAGGTTTTAAATATAAAATCTCCCCATGAAATAATGGATGCCATATACGAAGTAGCCGAAGCGTCGGGGCTTTTTGCCAAAAATGATATTAAAGTTAGAATTACACCTTTCAAATATTATAAACTTGGTGATGAAAAGAATAATTTCATTCATATTTTCGGAAATATTATGGCGGGAAGAAGTATTGAGCAGAAAGCTAATCTATCAAAACAGATCATTAAACGATTTAATCAGATGTTTCCTGAAATTCCCATCTTATCAATGAATATCACAGAGTTTGAAGCAGCAACATACTGTAATAAATCACTGATTGATCCTGAAAATACTAATGGTGACAGACATTTCAATAATAAATAGTACATTTTCTGTTTCATATTTATCGTTTGAATTAATAGATCCATCAAATATTTCGTTAATTAATA is part of the Chryseobacterium paludis genome and encodes:
- a CDS encoding 5-carboxymethyl-2-hydroxymuconate Delta-isomerase, whose protein sequence is MPHFIIDCSEEVLNIKSPHEIMDAIYEVAEASGLFAKNDIKVRITPFKYYKLGDEKNNFIHIFGNIMAGRSIEQKANLSKQIIKRFNQMFPEIPILSMNITEFEAATYCNKSLIDPENTNGDRHFNNK